In Nitratiruptor sp. YY09-18, a single window of DNA contains:
- a CDS encoding TolC family protein — protein sequence MKRVALTAAIFVASLQASQLHTLLHALKNKPVTQIDIAAQKIAKLSKQKVTDQFYPSFALFGTYEHYTNDTNLRPVPPPEANRRISEHQPLPFAQNIQRVGISGSMPLFVKSLFTLKKKLAYIYEAAKLKKKLNFYKNEAIIVGAYANLLALHETKNALFARKRSLLKMRQDIKIAVDSGRAAPIALDKIDTSLANLAISLQDLNIKESLAKERISALTGIEVKNIEPIEQIGSLKEGELFAIKPLAKNLKAAQKDISIAKESFFPKLLLEGKWSKNYAQKDVLYGEDVDVGYGDVTLKLVIPLSKAQFTDIDLAKAKYFKEHNRFLQTRQELEAQAKSLHTQLSSLKIAIEASQKKVASQKELVKYAKTAYKVGRLSEEEYLRYEEGLFFAQANLAQLKAQKWQTLAQLAVIYGNDLERIVK from the coding sequence ATGAAAAGAGTAGCACTCACAGCAGCTATTTTTGTTGCATCGCTGCAAGCAAGTCAACTGCATACACTTTTGCATGCCCTCAAGAACAAGCCCGTTACGCAAATCGATATTGCAGCGCAAAAAATTGCGAAACTAAGCAAACAAAAAGTAACTGATCAGTTCTATCCATCCTTTGCGCTCTTTGGTACGTATGAGCACTACACCAATGATACCAATTTGCGCCCAGTACCACCACCTGAGGCAAATAGGCGTATAAGTGAGCATCAGCCTCTCCCATTTGCACAAAATATACAAAGAGTAGGTATAAGCGGGAGTATGCCGCTTTTTGTCAAATCACTCTTTACCCTCAAAAAGAAACTTGCATATATATATGAAGCAGCAAAGCTCAAAAAAAAGCTCAATTTTTATAAAAATGAAGCGATCATCGTGGGAGCTTATGCAAATCTTTTGGCTCTACATGAGACCAAAAATGCCCTTTTTGCTCGTAAACGATCTCTTTTGAAGATGCGACAAGATATCAAAATAGCAGTAGATAGTGGTCGTGCTGCACCAATTGCTCTAGATAAGATCGATACATCATTGGCAAATCTTGCAATAAGTCTCCAAGATCTCAATATTAAAGAGTCTCTTGCCAAAGAGCGTATCAGTGCACTCACTGGTATTGAAGTAAAAAATATTGAGCCAATTGAGCAGATTGGATCATTGAAAGAGGGTGAACTCTTTGCTATCAAGCCACTTGCAAAAAATCTCAAAGCTGCCCAAAAAGATATCTCTATAGCCAAAGAGTCCTTTTTCCCAAAACTCTTGCTTGAGGGAAAATGGAGCAAAAACTATGCCCAAAAAGACGTGCTCTATGGAGAAGATGTAGATGTGGGATATGGTGATGTTACACTCAAACTCGTCATCCCTCTCTCAAAAGCGCAATTTACCGATATCGATCTTGCAAAAGCTAAATATTTCAAAGAGCACAACCGCTTCCTCCAGACCCGCCAGGAGCTTGAAGCTCAGGCAAAGAGTCTGCACACTCAACTCTCTTCACTTAAAATTGCGATAGAAGCATCCCAGAAAAAAGTTGCTTCACAAAAAGAACTCGTTAAATATGCAAAAACTGCATACAAAGTGGGACGTCTCAGTGAAGAGGAGTATCTTCGCTATGAAGAGGGGCTCTTCTTTGCTCAGGCAAATCTCGCACAACTCAAAGCACAGAAGTGGCAAACACTCGCACAACTTGCTGTAATCTATGGAAATGATCTTGAAAGGATAGTCAAATGA
- a CDS encoding DUF3365 domain-containing protein, translating into MKKLSILALTTSLLLAVQSAPKPQNNDLAEVIATGQKASQLLLKTLGGNLKKHLKKGGPADALEFCAMRAAELTAKVDNELGKNVSIKRVTLKSRNPANEAQGDERAVLEALEKLKQNSVLLPKELVEKTKDGYKYYKPLVINKPVCLKCHGQNIDPKLQAKIKSIYPTDKAIGYKMGDLRGAIVVEIKK; encoded by the coding sequence ATGAAAAAGCTATCAATATTAGCACTTACTACATCGTTGCTTCTAGCGGTCCAAAGTGCTCCTAAACCACAAAATAATGATTTAGCAGAGGTAATAGCTACAGGACAAAAAGCGAGCCAACTCCTTCTTAAAACTCTTGGTGGCAATCTTAAAAAACACCTCAAAAAAGGTGGTCCTGCTGATGCATTGGAGTTTTGTGCGATGCGCGCAGCCGAACTAACTGCAAAAGTGGATAATGAGCTAGGCAAAAATGTAAGCATTAAGCGTGTAACGCTTAAATCGCGCAATCCTGCTAATGAGGCGCAAGGAGACGAGAGGGCAGTCTTGGAGGCTTTGGAGAAACTCAAACAAAACAGCGTCTTACTACCAAAAGAGCTTGTAGAAAAGACTAAAGATGGTTATAAATATTACAAGCCACTCGTTATCAATAAGCCGGTTTGCCTCAAATGCCATGGACAAAATATCGATCCAAAACTTCAAGCAAAAATCAAGAGTATCTACCCAACTGACAAAGCTATAGGCTACAAAATGGGAGATCTTCGCGGAGCAATCGTCGTAGAGATTAAAAAATAG
- a CDS encoding TetR/AcrR family transcriptional regulator gives MSKREKLLQVAANHFSKFGYNGVSLDAIAKEVGISKAAIYYHFKDKDDLYEAVLLFRLDGLKEHIQSSINASSPVQKIKQFIESFGEFLQEYPCFAAILAHEFADNGKHMSHNAIKSLSEILSILTSILNEGIEKEEIEVQNPMVVQMMIVSPLIMHQTTQGLREKVTSNVEGFPVLPEPTIKDFSKTLAKKIIKAIRKEQ, from the coding sequence ATGAGTAAGAGAGAAAAGCTTCTACAAGTGGCAGCAAACCACTTCTCAAAGTTTGGCTACAATGGTGTATCTTTGGATGCTATAGCCAAAGAGGTAGGCATCTCAAAAGCTGCAATCTATTACCATTTTAAAGATAAAGACGATCTGTATGAGGCTGTTTTGCTCTTTCGCCTCGATGGCCTCAAAGAGCATATTCAATCAAGTATCAACGCAAGCTCTCCCGTGCAAAAAATCAAGCAATTTATAGAGAGCTTCGGCGAATTTTTACAAGAGTATCCCTGCTTTGCAGCCATTTTGGCCCATGAGTTTGCAGATAACGGCAAACATATGAGCCACAATGCTATCAAGAGTCTCTCCGAAATTTTGAGTATTTTGACATCAATACTTAACGAAGGTATCGAAAAAGAGGAGATAGAAGTGCAAAACCCTATGGTAGTACAAATGATGATAGTTAGTCCTCTCATTATGCACCAAACAACACAAGGACTTCGTGAAAAAGTCACATCCAATGTAGAAGGATTCCCGGTACTTCCTGAACCTACTATCAAGGATTTTTCAAAAACTCTTGCCAAAAAGATTATCAAAGCCATAAGGAAAGAACAATGA